A portion of the Polaribacter cellanae genome contains these proteins:
- a CDS encoding LamG-like jellyroll fold domain-containing protein yields MQTLTGATTLTCPQDNTLTLQSSETNFNYFLRNNADNTIVDGPIAGTGGALQFSTGVITTATTYHVYAESNTDNALHFDGVDDYVETTDPIIPASGDFSVTFWVKRNTSSFTDNEHFFAQGTGAAATFLGISGSGEIRAGNDWQHTGVTFPADTNWHHLALVKTKQAGTSNFDVYLYLDGAFVASQTGMPYSNPAQVPFRIARQYEPHQEYVNGQIDQLTVWDKRLSETEVIQTQTQAYSGTEPHLISYFNFNEGSGTTLTNSVSGSTNHGTLKNMDAANWVAGKSVVGTMVSNTQTITFNDLAMVYVDASATGTNCGNSWANAFTNIQDAINRVAADGQVFIAEGTYKEGAEIRINKPLTLTGGYPSGGGTQDIANNPTILDGDDAHRVLHINAVTKLQGLTVQQGKVYTDDYNGSKGAGIYTITDLNLDDVIVQRNICSGKIKAKGAGIYTDDGNITIKNCIVSYNLAYSSSYSTEGGGVYTSLGNITVTNSSVSNNAAISNSDDWGVCDGGGIYSIRGDITLINSLVSYNFVSYQGFDTSNLLGGGIYGNQIILQNSILWDNSKINSDDIFPSELEYTTLTAHHSLIKGQNPTGTHNIDATISGFYPMFVYDFNDLYYSSNYKKGGNFRLQAGSPLINAGSNSYTSSTTDLDGNTRIKNTNVDIGPYEYQNPFTGWTGHIDSSWDNTNNWNGGLPTTLTETYIYNTANQPILDIDGQAKDLTLATNSSLVINTGKGLTIGNNLTNNGTVTIHSNATSSGSLQVKGNATGNITYNRYVTDNWHTVGAPVIGQNIQDVVENHQVIQNGDNTKYAIAPYNNNIPTKNWEYALVANIAATGNFVNGKGYSMKRATAGTYSFTGTIENNNKTVTLTDGSKNNWNLIANPYPSFLKFNNLADASANVLLQNAAQLNTNNLAIYIWDTTTSSYKPYNHASTNLQYIAPGQAFFVNAKDGGGTFTFNKNLQTHNTGNVFAKSSRNSNLIFEMSLKASFQSQSRNLTKSTEIKYLENTTKGLDVGYDAEVFTGENNSFSVYTHLLEDNNNKAFALQCLPPNNFKDQIIPIGVNAAANTTISFTVDAQNTPKGINIYLEDKQENTFTKLSNNGNYEITLSAAQSGVGRFYLHTTSKVLNSDEFSTAIEQTKIWLSENRILKIANLSSEKATIQLFDVLGKEVFTKFLTSVGNDNVEVQLPNKLKQAVYLVRLQTDRRVKIKKIIVK; encoded by the coding sequence ATGCAAACGTTAACAGGGGCAACCACTTTAACCTGTCCGCAAGACAATACGCTAACCTTACAAAGTTCAGAAACCAATTTCAACTATTTTTTAAGAAATAATGCAGATAACACCATTGTAGATGGACCCATAGCAGGTACAGGTGGTGCACTTCAGTTTTCTACAGGCGTTATAACTACAGCAACCACCTACCACGTTTATGCAGAAAGCAATACCGACAATGCCTTACATTTTGATGGCGTAGATGATTATGTAGAAACTACGGACCCCATAATTCCAGCCTCTGGCGATTTTAGTGTTACCTTTTGGGTAAAAAGAAACACAAGCAGTTTTACCGATAACGAACATTTTTTTGCGCAAGGTACAGGAGCTGCTGCTACATTTTTAGGGATTTCAGGTAGTGGAGAAATACGTGCTGGAAACGATTGGCAACACACAGGAGTTACATTTCCAGCCGATACCAATTGGCACCATTTGGCATTGGTAAAAACAAAGCAAGCTGGTACCTCAAATTTTGATGTGTACTTGTACCTAGATGGTGCATTTGTAGCATCACAAACAGGTATGCCTTATAGCAATCCAGCACAAGTGCCATTTCGAATTGCAAGGCAGTACGAGCCGCATCAAGAATATGTAAACGGCCAAATAGACCAGCTAACGGTTTGGGATAAAAGACTCTCCGAAACAGAAGTCATACAAACACAAACCCAAGCTTATAGCGGAACAGAACCCCATTTAATCAGTTACTTTAATTTTAATGAAGGTTCGGGTACTACGCTTACTAATAGTGTTAGTGGTAGTACAAACCATGGCACACTTAAAAATATGGATGCTGCAAACTGGGTTGCAGGCAAAAGTGTTGTGGGTACTATGGTTAGCAACACCCAAACCATTACCTTTAATGACTTGGCAATGGTGTATGTAGATGCTTCAGCTACAGGAACAAATTGCGGAAACAGTTGGGCAAATGCATTTACCAACATACAAGACGCTATAAATAGAGTAGCTGCAGATGGCCAAGTTTTTATTGCCGAAGGCACCTATAAAGAAGGCGCAGAAATAAGGATTAACAAACCCCTAACCCTAACAGGGGGCTATCCCTCTGGCGGTGGCACACAAGATATTGCCAACAACCCCACTATTTTAGATGGTGATGATGCTCATAGAGTATTACATATTAATGCAGTAACTAAATTGCAAGGATTAACTGTGCAACAAGGAAAAGTTTACACTGATGACTATAATGGATCAAAAGGAGCTGGAATTTATACAATAACAGATTTAAACCTAGATGATGTTATTGTACAACGTAATATTTGTTCGGGTAAAATAAAAGCTAAAGGCGCTGGTATTTATACGGATGATGGAAATATTACCATAAAAAATTGTATTGTTTCATACAATTTGGCATATTCTTCGTCATATTCTACGGAAGGAGGAGGAGTTTATACTAGTCTTGGAAATATCACTGTAACAAATAGTTCTGTTTCAAATAATGCTGCTATTTCTAATAGTGATGATTGGGGTGTTTGTGATGGTGGGGGTATTTATTCGATAAGGGGTGATATCACTTTAATAAATAGTTTAGTTTCATACAATTTTGTTTCTTATCAAGGTTTTGACACTAGTAATCTTCTAGGAGGAGGGATTTATGGTAATCAAATAATATTACAAAACAGCATTCTATGGGATAATTCAAAAATTAATTCTGATGATATTTTTCCTAGTGAACTAGAATATACCACACTAACCGCCCACCACAGCCTTATAAAAGGGCAAAACCCCACAGGTACCCATAATATAGATGCCACAATTAGTGGTTTTTACCCCATGTTTGTGTATGATTTTAATGATTTATATTATTCTTCTAATTATAAAAAAGGAGGTAATTTTAGGCTACAAGCGGGCAGCCCGTTAATAAATGCGGGTTCAAACAGCTACACTAGCAGCACCACAGATTTAGATGGTAATACACGTATAAAAAACACAAATGTAGATATAGGCCCTTATGAGTATCAAAACCCTTTTACTGGTTGGACAGGTCATATAGACTCTTCTTGGGATAATACTAACAATTGGAATGGAGGATTGCCAACAACACTTACAGAAACCTATATTTACAATACAGCCAACCAACCTATTTTAGATATAGATGGGCAAGCCAAAGATTTAACTTTAGCCACTAACAGTAGTTTGGTAATAAACACAGGCAAAGGTTTAACTATTGGTAATAATTTAACCAATAACGGAACTGTTACAATTCATTCAAATGCTACTTCTAGTGGTTCTTTACAAGTAAAAGGAAACGCTACAGGAAACATCACCTATAACAGATATGTTACAGACAATTGGCATACTGTAGGTGCGCCTGTCATTGGGCAAAACATACAAGATGTGGTAGAAAACCACCAAGTCATCCAAAACGGAGACAATACCAAATATGCCATTGCACCCTATAACAATAATATACCTACTAAAAACTGGGAGTATGCCTTGGTAGCCAACATTGCTGCTACTGGAAATTTTGTAAATGGCAAAGGGTATAGCATGAAACGTGCTACTGCAGGTACCTACAGCTTTACAGGAACTATAGAAAACAACAACAAAACTGTTACACTTACAGATGGCTCTAAAAACAATTGGAATTTAATAGCCAACCCATACCCAAGTTTTTTAAAGTTTAACAATTTAGCAGATGCAAGTGCCAATGTATTGTTGCAAAATGCAGCACAATTAAATACCAATAATTTAGCCATTTACATTTGGGATACCACAACAAGTTCATACAAACCATATAATCACGCCAGTACCAACTTGCAATATATAGCACCAGGACAAGCCTTTTTTGTCAATGCTAAAGATGGTGGAGGAACGTTTACTTTCAATAAAAACCTACAAACTCACAATACAGGAAATGTATTTGCAAAAAGTTCAAGAAATTCAAATTTAATTTTTGAAATGAGTCTTAAGGCGTCATTTCAATCGCAGTCGAGAAACCTTACAAAATCAACAGAAATTAAATATTTAGAAAACACTACCAAAGGTTTAGATGTTGGTTATGATGCAGAAGTTTTTACTGGAGAAAATAATAGTTTTAGTGTTTATACCCATTTATTAGAAGATAACAACAACAAAGCCTTTGCTTTACAGTGTTTACCACCCAATAATTTTAAAGACCAAATAATTCCTATTGGAGTAAATGCAGCTGCCAATACAACAATTTCTTTTACAGTAGATGCTCAAAACACTCCTAAAGGAATTAATATATATTTAGAAGACAAGCAAGAAAATACGTTTACCAAACTAAGTAACAATGGAAATTATGAAATTACATTGTCTGCAGCACAAAGTGGAGTAGGGCGTTTTTATTTGCATACAACAAGTAAAGTTTTAAATTCTGATGAGTTCTCGACTGCAATTGAACAGACAAAAATATGGTTATCAGAAAATAGAATTCTAAAAATTGCCAATCTTTCATCAGAAAAAGCAACTATACAACTCTTTGATGTGTTAGGAAAAGAAGTGTTTACCAAGTTTCTTACTTCCGTTGGAAATGACAACGTAGAAGTACAGTTACCAAATAAATTAAAGCAAGCAGTGTATTTGGTAAGATTGCAAACAGACAGAAGGGTAAAAATAAAAAAAATAATAGTAAAGTAA
- a CDS encoding response regulator transcription factor produces the protein MKLENSLKNCKKNTHTEDIIKNANLSYREEEVLQLLVDNKTNKEIAEALFISVNTVKYHVKNIYDKLNIKSRREAQNIAISL, from the coding sequence ATGAAATTAGAGAACTCTCTAAAGAATTGCAAAAAAAACACTCATACAGAAGATATTATAAAAAATGCCAATTTAAGTTATAGAGAAGAAGAGGTTTTACAACTTTTGGTTGATAATAAAACCAATAAAGAAATTGCTGAAGCGCTTTTTATCTCTGTAAATACAGTTAAATACCATGTAAAAAATATTTACGACAAGCTAAACATAAAAAGTAGGCGAGAAGCACAAAATATAGCCATTTCTTTATAA
- a CDS encoding 7TM-DISM domain-containing protein, translating to MWAIFQNKEKRNFLFIGFYYGLAFIVVLINLFYFINFKETTFLHYALFLCTISFGLLISDGILHFYSLSNDLIHILQVVDHSLVTLFSVLFAYSYLQIQIHYPKIKWVSSFFILGVFVFGILYIITKNFLLYTIMETLVFITFIYLWAIGLSLIKKKIFTKIFVLAYFFILILGIFFYITKLFGLPKIAASQLKLGGFIEMIILSFAVIYRMKILQEENRLMRNEIRELSKELQKKHSYRRYYKKCQFKL from the coding sequence TTGTGGGCGATTTTTCAAAATAAAGAAAAACGAAATTTTTTATTCATAGGGTTTTACTATGGTTTAGCCTTTATAGTGGTGTTAATAAACCTGTTTTATTTTATCAATTTTAAAGAAACTACGTTTTTACATTATGCATTATTTTTATGTACCATTAGTTTTGGATTATTAATTAGCGATGGCATTTTACATTTTTACAGCTTGTCAAATGATTTAATTCATATTTTACAAGTTGTAGATCATTCTTTAGTAACTCTGTTTTCAGTATTATTTGCGTACAGTTATCTGCAAATTCAAATCCATTATCCAAAAATTAAGTGGGTGAGTAGTTTTTTTATTTTAGGAGTATTTGTATTTGGTATTTTATATATAATTACTAAAAATTTTCTTTTGTATACCATTATGGAAACTTTGGTGTTTATTACATTTATTTACTTGTGGGCTATTGGATTAAGTCTTATTAAAAAAAAAATATTTACCAAAATATTTGTGTTAGCATATTTTTTTATTTTAATTTTAGGAATCTTTTTTTACATTACAAAACTATTTGGATTGCCTAAAATAGCTGCTTCACAATTAAAATTAGGCGGTTTTATAGAAATGATTATCTTATCATTCGCAGTAATTTACAGGATGAAAATTTTACAAGAAGAAAACAGGTTAATGAGAAATGAAATTAGAGAACTCTCTAAAGAATTGCAAAAAAAACACTCATACAGAAGATATTATAAAAAATGCCAATTTAAGTTATAG
- a CDS encoding ISAs1 family transposase: MTISGSETSSQSLFTEHFKTLEEPRRTTKGNFKYPLDEILFLTISSIISGWFEEWEDITYFGENNLTWLQKFYPYQNGIPSHDVLNRLFNRLNTKEFNTCFMKWVNSIAIKSDNNVVAIDGKTIRGMASNFGDSKLHIVSAFCSKNGLSLGQVKVGDKTNEITAIPELLDLIAIKGCIVTIDAMGCQKEIAKKIKEQEADYILMVKENQAELKEQVEKVFRIQKPETSNVEEDLGHGRIEKRTCEVIKKLDFLDTKENWKGLQCIIKIAPERTIKRTGLYSCETRFYISSLDQNAQLINNSIRSHWTIENNLHWSLDVIMKEDGQHNYIGNAAENMNMMKKIALGMLTNEKSIKSSKARKMKKALMNKDYRELVLKV; this comes from the coding sequence ATGACGATAAGCGGCTCAGAAACATCCTCACAATCATTATTCACAGAGCATTTTAAAACTTTGGAAGAACCTAGAAGAACTACGAAAGGTAATTTTAAATACCCTTTAGATGAAATTTTATTTCTCACTATTTCATCTATTATTTCTGGTTGGTTTGAAGAATGGGAAGACATCACTTATTTTGGTGAAAATAATTTAACTTGGTTACAAAAATTTTATCCCTATCAAAATGGAATTCCTTCGCACGATGTACTCAATAGGCTGTTTAATAGGCTCAATACCAAAGAGTTTAATACTTGTTTTATGAAATGGGTTAATTCAATAGCAATAAAATCAGATAATAATGTAGTTGCTATAGATGGTAAAACAATAAGAGGAATGGCATCTAATTTTGGAGATTCTAAACTACATATTGTCTCCGCATTTTGTTCAAAAAATGGATTGAGTTTAGGTCAAGTAAAAGTTGGAGACAAAACTAATGAGATTACAGCAATACCAGAATTATTAGATTTAATCGCTATAAAAGGTTGCATTGTTACCATTGATGCAATGGGGTGTCAGAAAGAAATTGCAAAAAAAATAAAGGAACAAGAGGCAGATTATATTTTAATGGTAAAAGAAAATCAAGCAGAGTTGAAGGAGCAGGTAGAGAAGGTTTTTCGTATTCAAAAGCCCGAAACATCAAATGTAGAAGAAGATTTAGGTCACGGTAGAATAGAAAAAAGGACTTGTGAAGTTATCAAGAAACTTGATTTTTTAGATACCAAAGAGAATTGGAAAGGACTGCAGTGTATCATAAAAATAGCACCCGAAAGAACAATAAAGAGAACGGGGCTATATAGTTGTGAAACAAGATTTTATATTAGCTCTTTAGATCAAAATGCTCAATTAATAAACAATTCCATACGCAGTCATTGGACGATAGAAAATAATTTGCATTGGTCTTTAGATGTAATTATGAAAGAAGATGGACAACACAATTATATTGGAAATGCAGCTGAAAATATGAATATGATGAAAAAAATAGCATTAGGGATGCTTACAAATGAAAAAAGCATAAAATCTAGCAAGGCTAGAAAAATGAAAAAAGCCTTAATGAATAAGGACTATAGAGAATTAGTACTTAAAGTTTAA
- a CDS encoding choice-of-anchor Q domain-containing protein: MKKILLLFILLFFSNVLCAQYTHTFKEHSSVSSPSSTSPLFVYLYSDLFNWVGNKKPRSIKKTRFIDIDDNVLITGVNCSVNTCAPNVVRGADLNTDNIQIDGQLTISQYGQIRNFNKTRLNNGGHLINNGIIDCNRSLNVLGELFNNSTGRLSIRSSSTLNFYPSATIKQFTGELLLDGTWNIYSGVNIPNNLSSFTGTGTIKNAGVFLNDFTIKRNMKLEMGVDAIGTATFNKNLSFQNNTKSYFHIISADNFDKLVVGNTINLNNNQLYVSLNYKPNVGEKFKIITHNGSTGKFGTLNLPTTNTWNVAYNAKDITLEVTGCTGTDNKAPTLSTIPNQVGYFNASNNFVVPDYTHLFTVADNCDVSPVLTQSPVAGTVINTLTDTVITVTATDASSNSQQSTFTVTTKNGTVQTQTLSGASAINCPQDNTVTLQNSETDYKYILRNNTTKKFIGNTQEGTNSALNFQTGVVSKSMNYQVFAGIPKSYALNFDGTDDYVEIPNDNSFTFSDGITIDTWVKPSNQILNQNWSDIYRKENDADGSVQGRIMLIFDNSDASNSNVKLRFGIETTNNGFIEVTNQLVPANIIDKWTHIMAFYNNATNSLKLYVNGAEVASTIANGTIVNPSATKATNATIGAYRHRTSGLVEYFKGDIATLRIYNRAPSTTSEISDFLHKGKNNLFLGDETGLVAYYPFFENTGTQLTDVTTNAYNGTINGASWTTGNVGGLLRAVSNVVTITKNEVITYVDKTATGTNDGSSWSNAFTSIQTAVNATCNTGKIYIAKGTYKEGSEISIGNSISLIGGFPVGGGTQNIDTNKTILDGNATYRVINATNSNAIILNGLVIQNGYVNAGNGGGVLGNNITLNNCLVKDNIILDTRNFLTAYGGGVYASGNLNVINSIIQENQVSTTGNFSKVYGAGIFGDSAINITNSVVQNNVLTATGNNVLCIGFGIYTFNGHISLTNSIVAFNKAKSTSATLFGGVYGNNTIQLNNSVLWGNEASSNSGSSYSPSEFYSETGTLVANNSLIKAQYPNDVNNINNINATIAGFNPLFVDEANGDFRLQTGSPLINAGNNTYNTTIEDLDGNTRIKNTNVDIGSYEYQNPFTGWTGHIDSSWDNTNNWNGGIPNNTTETYIYKTGNQPILITNGQTKTLTLATNANLNINAGKSLMVANDLTNNGTITINSNATSSGSLLVKGTSTGNITYNRYVANEWHLVASPVIGQNMNDFAVTNAATNQIIKNGDGTKYAIAPYNNNVPTNNWAYVLVADIASAGNFTNGKGYSMKRSTAGTFSFTGTLENNAKTINLVDGSKNNWNAIGNPYPSFIKLNNLVDATNNLLTVNKSVLNVDKVAVYLWDATTTSYKPYNESNTDIQYIAPAQGFFVDTKVGGGTFTITKNMLTHNLGNTFSKRAKTNNIFEIELKISDESQTKSTQIKYLKNATKGLDVGYDAGIFSAEESSFNVFSQLLENGANKSFALQCLPNSAYENMVIPIGIHADANKTIIFSLDAVNIPKGINIYLEDKQENTFTNLSDTNAVYKVTLFKTKNEVGRFYLHTTSQVLSTDDFSTALEQVKVWLSDKRTLQVANLPEGKSTLKMYNVLGKQVLVRFLDSARNNNEAQLSLQSHSRGLSFLLPKSLSEGIYLVKVKTNKGIKTKKIYLE; encoded by the coding sequence GTGAAAAAAATACTTCTTCTTTTTATACTTCTTTTTTTTAGTAATGTATTGTGCGCACAATACACACATACTTTTAAAGAGCATTCGTCCGTTAGTTCTCCTAGTTCTACTTCTCCTCTATTTGTTTATCTTTATTCTGACTTGTTCAACTGGGTTGGAAATAAAAAGCCTAGGAGTATTAAAAAGACACGTTTTATTGATATAGATGATAATGTTTTAATAACAGGAGTTAATTGCAGTGTAAATACCTGTGCTCCTAATGTTGTTAGAGGAGCTGATTTAAATACTGACAATATTCAAATAGATGGGCAACTTACAATTAGTCAATATGGTCAAATACGTAATTTTAATAAAACTAGGTTAAATAATGGAGGACACCTAATAAATAATGGAATAATAGATTGCAATCGATCTTTAAATGTTTTAGGTGAGCTTTTTAATAACTCAACAGGAAGATTGAGTATAAGATCTAGTAGTACATTAAATTTTTACCCTTCTGCTACAATTAAACAATTTACTGGAGAATTACTTTTAGATGGTACTTGGAATATCTATAGTGGCGTTAACATACCAAACAATCTTTCTTCTTTTACGGGAACTGGTACCATTAAAAATGCGGGTGTTTTTTTAAATGATTTTACCATAAAAAGGAATATGAAATTAGAAATGGGTGTAGATGCAATTGGTACAGCTACTTTCAATAAAAATTTGTCTTTTCAAAATAATACCAAAAGCTATTTCCATATAATTAGTGCAGATAATTTTGATAAATTAGTAGTTGGTAACACTATAAATTTAAACAATAATCAATTATATGTATCATTAAATTACAAACCTAATGTTGGTGAAAAATTTAAAATAATTACACACAATGGAAGCACAGGTAAGTTTGGTACTTTAAATTTACCCACAACAAATACGTGGAATGTTGCATATAACGCAAAAGACATCACATTAGAAGTTACAGGTTGTACAGGTACAGATAATAAAGCGCCAACTTTATCAACTATACCAAATCAAGTAGGTTATTTTAATGCTTCTAACAATTTTGTGGTTCCAGATTATACCCACCTTTTTACAGTTGCAGATAATTGTGATGTTTCGCCTGTATTAACCCAAAGCCCAGTTGCAGGAACTGTTATAAACACATTAACAGATACTGTAATTACGGTTACTGCAACAGATGCCAGTAGTAATAGCCAACAAAGTACATTTACAGTAACTACAAAAAACGGAACAGTACAAACACAAACTTTATCTGGAGCTTCAGCAATAAATTGTCCACAAGACAATACAGTAACATTGCAAAATTCGGAAACAGATTACAAATATATTTTAAGAAATAATACTACTAAAAAATTTATTGGAAACACCCAAGAAGGCACAAATAGTGCCCTTAATTTTCAAACTGGTGTTGTTTCTAAATCTATGAATTACCAAGTATTTGCAGGAATTCCGAAAAGTTATGCATTGAATTTTGATGGAACTGACGATTACGTAGAAATTCCAAATGATAATTCGTTCACTTTTTCAGACGGAATTACAATAGACACGTGGGTAAAACCCAGCAATCAAATTTTAAATCAGAATTGGTCAGATATCTATCGAAAAGAAAACGATGCAGATGGTAGTGTTCAAGGAAGAATTATGCTAATTTTTGATAATTCTGATGCAAGCAATAGTAATGTTAAGTTACGTTTTGGAATAGAAACAACAAATAATGGTTTTATAGAAGTTACCAATCAACTTGTACCAGCAAATATTATAGACAAATGGACACACATTATGGCATTTTATAATAATGCTACAAATAGTTTAAAGTTATATGTAAATGGAGCAGAAGTTGCAAGTACTATTGCAAATGGAACTATTGTAAACCCATCTGCAACAAAAGCTACTAATGCTACAATTGGAGCATATAGACATAGAACATCTGGGTTAGTAGAATATTTTAAAGGAGATATTGCAACATTACGTATTTACAATAGAGCCCCATCAACTACATCAGAAATAAGCGATTTTTTACATAAGGGAAAAAATAATTTGTTTCTTGGAGATGAAACAGGATTGGTTGCTTATTATCCATTTTTTGAAAATACAGGAACTCAATTAACAGATGTTACCACAAACGCTTATAATGGAACAATTAATGGAGCAAGTTGGACAACAGGAAATGTTGGCGGACTTTTACGAGCAGTTAGTAATGTAGTTACAATTACTAAAAATGAAGTAATTACATACGTAGACAAAACTGCCACTGGTACAAATGATGGAAGTAGTTGGAGCAATGCTTTTACAAGTATACAAACTGCAGTAAATGCTACTTGCAATACAGGTAAAATATACATTGCAAAAGGCACATATAAAGAAGGTTCAGAAATTAGTATTGGTAATTCCATTTCTTTAATTGGAGGTTTTCCAGTTGGTGGAGGTACACAAAATATAGATACTAATAAAACCATTTTAGATGGTAATGCAACGTATAGAGTTATCAACGCTACAAATAGTAATGCTATTATTTTAAATGGACTTGTTATACAAAATGGTTATGTGAATGCAGGAAATGGAGGTGGAGTACTAGGAAATAACATTACATTAAATAATTGTCTTGTAAAAGATAATATTATTTTAGACACCAGAAATTTTTTAACAGCTTATGGTGGTGGAGTTTATGCATCAGGAAACCTTAACGTTATTAATTCTATAATACAAGAAAACCAAGTTTCTACAACAGGGAATTTTAGTAAAGTTTATGGTGCTGGTATTTTTGGAGACAGTGCAATTAATATTACGAATAGTGTTGTACAGAATAATGTATTAACAGCCACAGGAAATAATGTTCTTTGTATAGGTTTTGGAATTTATACATTTAATGGTCATATTTCGCTTACCAATAGTATAGTGGCTTTTAATAAAGCCAAAAGTACATCTGCAACTCTTTTTGGTGGAGTTTATGGTAACAATACAATACAGTTAAATAATAGTGTTTTATGGGGAAATGAAGCCAGTTCAAATAGTGGTTCAAGTTATTCACCAAGTGAATTTTATTCAGAAACAGGTACTTTAGTTGCTAATAATAGCTTAATTAAAGCCCAATATCCAAACGATGTAAACAACATTAATAATATAAATGCCACAATTGCAGGTTTCAACCCATTATTTGTAGATGAAGCTAATGGAGATTTTAGATTGCAAACAGGTAGCCCATTAATAAATGCAGGAAACAATACTTATAATACTACTATAGAAGATTTAGATGGTAATACACGTATAAAAAACACAAATGTAGATATTGGATCGTATGAGTATCAAAACCCTTTTACAGGTTGGACAGGTCATATAGACTCTTCTTGGGATAATACTAACAATTGGAATGGAGGCATCCCTAATAATACTACTGAAACTTATATATACAAAACAGGAAATCAACCTATTTTAATTACGAATGGACAAACCAAAACACTTACATTGGCTACCAATGCAAACTTAAACATTAATGCTGGCAAAAGTTTAATGGTAGCCAACGACCTTACCAATAACGGAACTATTACCATAAACTCAAATGCCACTTCCAGTGGAAGTTTACTAGTAAAAGGAACATCAACAGGAAATATTACTTATAACAGATATGTTGCTAACGAATGGCATCTAGTTGCTTCTCCAGTAATTGGGCAAAATATGAATGATTTTGCAGTAACGAATGCAGCTACAAACCAAATAATTAAAAACGGAGATGGTACAAAATATGCAATTGCGCCTTATAATAATAATGTTCCCACCAATAATTGGGCATATGTTTTAGTTGCAGATATTGCATCTGCAGGAAATTTCACCAATGGAAAAGGCTATTCTATGAAACGTTCTACTGCCGGAACATTTTCTTTTACAGGCACTTTAGAAAATAATGCAAAAACAATTAATTTGGTAGATGGTTCTAAAAATAATTGGAATGCTATAGGAAACCCATACCCAAGTTTTATAAAATTGAATAATTTAGTAGATGCAACTAACAATTTGTTAACTGTAAATAAATCAGTTTTAAATGTAGATAAAGTAGCTGTTTATCTTTGGGATGCAACTACAACCAGCTACAAACCTTACAACGAGTCTAACACAGATATACAATACATTGCACCTGCACAAGGTTTCTTTGTGGATACAAAAGTGGGTGGGGGTACTTTTACAATAACTAAAAATATGTTGACTCATAATTTAGGAAATACTTTTTCTAAAAGAGCAAAAACAAACAATATTTTTGAAATTGAACTAAAAATTTCCGATGAATCTCAAACAAAATCTACCCAAATTAAATATTTAAAAAACGCAACCAAAGGTTTAGATGTTGGGTACGATGCAGGTATTTTTTCTGCTGAAGAAAGTAGTTTTAATGTATTTTCGCAATTATTAGAAAATGGAGCTAACAAATCGTTTGCTTTGCAATGTTTACCAAATTCAGCGTACGAAAACATGGTAATTCCAATTGGCATACATGCAGATGCTAATAAAACAATAATATTTTCTTTAGATGCAGTAAATATCCCAAAAGGCATCAACATTTATTTAGAAGACAAACAAGAAAACACCTTTACGAATTTAAGTGATACAAATGCTGTATATAAAGTTACACTTTTTAAAACCAAAAATGAAGTAGGACGTTTTTACTTGCATACAACAAGTCAAGTTTTAAGTACTGATGATTTTTCAACTGCGCTAGAACAGGTAAAGGTTTGGTTGTCAGATAAAAGAACGTTACAGGTTGCTAATTTACCAGAAGGAAAATCAACATTGAAAATGTATAACGTTTTAGGAAAACAAGTACTTGTGAGATTTCTCGACTCCGCTCGAAATAACAACGAAGCTCAATTGTCATTACAATCCCATTCAAGAGGTCTCTCTTTCCTATTACCAAAAAGTTTATCAGAAGGTATTTATTTAGTAAAAGTAAAAACGAACAAGGGTATAAAAACTAAAAAAATTTACTTAGAATAA